The Enterobacter asburiae sequence AAGAACGTCTGCAAATTATCGTTGCGGAGCGTCGTCGTAGCGACGCCGAGCCTCACTACCTGCCGCAGCTGCGCAAGGACATCCTGGAAGTGATCTGTAAGTATGTACAGATTGACCCGGAGATGGTGACGGTGCAACTGGAGCAAAAAGACGGGGATATTTCGATACTGGAGCTGAACGTGACGCTACCGGAAGCGGAAGAGTCTCGTTAAACCGTTTGTGGTTTTGTAGGCCGGGCAAGCGTAGCGCCGCCCGGCAATCTCCCCGGTGGCGCTACGCTTACCGGGGCTACAATTCTTTAGCGTGGGTATGCTTCCAGCAGCGTATTCAGGCGATCGGCCATCAATTCCCCGCGCCAGCCCGCCATCAGTTCCGGCACGCCATTCTGCGGTTTTAGCTTCCAGTGCCAGTTCAGCAGCTGGTTAATCTGCCTGCGTGACGCCAGCAGTTCTGCACTCAGTTTGCTTTCCGTTGCGGCATCCTGCACCAGCACTTTGATATCCTTAAACGCTTTGCGGTAGCCCGGCATATCCATCAGATTCAGCAATGGCTCAGGCAGCGCCTCTTCCGGAAGCTCCTGCGCTTTGGCGACGAGGGCCAGCAGGGTTTTACCGTGGAAGCGGATCTCGCTCCCCGAAAGCCCGATGCTGTCCAGTTCGCCCAGGCTGCCCGGCATATAGCGTGCGACCGCCCAGAGATGCTCTTCGCGAACCACGAAGTTAACAGCCAAATCGCGTTCGCGCGCTTTGCGTAAGCGCCAGTCGGCTAACAGTTGGAGGCACGCCAGCTGACGCGTACGCAGCTGCCAGGCGTTGCTGATGTCGCGCCAGGCTTCTTTCGGATCAACCACTTCCTGACGACGCTGCTGTGTCATACGGCACTCGTCCAGCGCGGCTGACAGCCAGCCGGAGGCTTCCGCCTCTTTCATCAGCTGTCCGGCAATCGGCAGCAGGTAAAACACGTCTGCCGCCGCATATTCCAGCTGGCGCTCGGTAAGCGGACGCGCCAGCCAGTCGGTACGGGATTCACTTTTATCCAGCGTCAGGCCCGTGTACTCCTCCACCATGGCGGCAAATCCCCACGACAGCGGACGACCGCTGAACGCCGCAAGGATCTGCGTATCAATCAGCGGCTGAGGCATGATGCCAAAGGTATTCAGAAAGACTTCCAGATCTTCACTGCCCGCATGCAGGTATTTCGTTACCGCAGTATCCAGCAGCAGGTCACGCATCGGCGCCCAGTCGGTAATGCCGAGAGGGTCGATCAGCGAGACGTGCTTACCGTCGTACATCTGAATCAAACCCAGCTGTGGATAATAGGTGCGAGTACGGACAAACTCGGTATCCAGAGCGATGGCAGGAAAGTCGCGCGTTACTTCGCAGAGCGAAGCCAGCTCGTCGTTGGTCGTGATCATCTGGTAATTCAAATCGGATTCTCTTTTGTTTGCGCCCATAAAAAACGCCGGCTTAACCGGCGTCTGGGCGATTAACGTGAAGCTCAGGCCTTATTGTCTACTTTGGCACGGGCTTCGTCACGTAATTCTCGTCGTAATATCTTCCCGACGTTGGATTTCGGCAGCTCATCGCGGAATTCCACCAGCTTCGGTACTTTATAGCCCGTCAGCTGACGACGACAAAACGTTATCAGCGCTTCCTCGGTAAGAGAAGGATCTTTCTTGACCACAAAAATCTTCACCGCTTCACCGCTGCTGCCGGAAGGGACGCCGACTGCCGCCACTTCCAGCACGCCGCTGTGCTGCATCACCACGTCTTCGATTTCGTTCGGGTAGACGTTGAAGCCGGAGACCAGGATCATATCTTTTTTGCGATCGACGATGCGCAGGAAGCCTTCGTCATCCATCACCGCAATATCGCCGGTGTGCAGCCAGCCGTCTTTGAGGATCTCGTCGGTCGCATCAGGGCGCTGCCAGTAACCCAGCATCACCTGAGGCCCTCTGACGCACAGCTCGCCTGGCTCACCGTGCGGCACTTCGTTACCCTCATCATCCACCAGCTTTGCTTCCGTGGATGGCACCGGCAGGCCGATGCTGCCGCTGTGGTAGTCGATATCGTGCGGGTTGACGCTCACCAGCGGCGCGCACTCCGTCAGGCCATAGCCTTCCAGCAGATATTGCCCGGTTAACTTCACCCAGCGCTCGGCCACCGCCTGCTGAACCGGCATGCCGCCGCCCGCAGAGAGATGCAGCGTGGAGAAATCGAGCTGCTGGAACTCTTTGTTGTTGAGCAGCGCGTTGAACAGGGTGTTCACTCCGGTCATGGCGGTGAATGGATATTTCGCCAGCTCCTTCACCAGCCCCGGGATATCGCGCGGGTTGGTGATAAGTACGTTTTGCCCGCCCAGTTCGATAAACAGCAGGCAGTTCATGGTCAGCGCGAAAATGTGATACAGCGGCAGCGCGGTGATCACCAGCTCTTTGCCCGGATGGAGCAGCGGCCCGTAGGTGGCATTGACCTGCTCAAGGTTCGCCAGCATGTTGCGATGTGTAAGCATCGCCCCTTTGGCCACGCCGGTTGTGCCGCCCGTGTATTGCAGGAAGGCCAGGTCTTCTGAGACCACTTCCGGCTTGACGTACTGCATGCGATAGCCCGCATGCAGCGCGCGGCGGAAAGAGATAGCGTCCGGAAGATGGTATTTGGGCACCAGACGTTTGACGTATTTAACGACAAAGTTAACCAGCGTCCCTTTGGCGGTGGAAAGCTGATCGCCCATGCGCGTCAGGATGACGTGCTTCACCTGGGTTTTGTCGACCACTTTTTCCAGGGTATGGGCAAAGTTAGAAACAATCACAATCGCCACCGCCCCGCTGTCGTTCAGCTGGTGTTCCAGCTCGCGCGGCGTATAAAGCGGGTTGACGTTGACGACAATCATCCCGGCACGCAGGATGCCGAACAGCGCCACCGGGTATTGCAGCAGGTTCGGCATCATCAGCGCGACGCGATCCCCTTTTTGCAGCCCAAGCCCTTCCTGCAGATAAGCCGCAAACGCCCGGCTACGCTCCTCAAGCTTACGGAACGTCATCACCTCGCCCATATTCACAAACGCGGGCTGGTCTGCGTAACGTCTTACCGAGTGCTCAAATAATTCAACCAGGGATTGATAACGGTCAGGATTGATCTCCGCAGGCACATCTGCGGGATAACGGTTAAGCCAAACCTTTTTCAATGCATCACCTCTGAAATGAGTGTTCGTCGTCATCACAGCCCCGATAATAAACAGTTTATTAACATTATATTAACTCAGCGTACCAGTTTATTAATTGTTCAGATTGCAGGTTGCGAAGCGCGTCACTCTTTTTTTTCGTTTTATCCGTAAAAAAACAGAGACAGCGGCTGAGCCGCTGTCTCTTTCCTAATAATAACAGTAAGTTACTCAGTTACGATCGTTTGCACCTGTGCAGGGCCCGGGTTATACCATCCCCATCCCGGATAACCGTAACGATAAGGATGTGGACCCCACATCCACGGATCGATTGGCTGAGGCGGCATCACCACCTGCTGTGCGAGCCGCCAGCGCTTATAGCCGTTCACCTGCATGGTCATAAATTTGTACGGCGTGTTGCCGATTTTGCCCTGCACCGAACCGGTAATCGGTCCGACGACGGTCACCAGCTGTCCGCGAAAATCGACCGGATCGAGGAAGCCATTCACGTCAGCATAGATACGCCCGCGAGAAGCTTCACCGAGGACGGGCCGCGCGCCGCTATCGAGAGGTACGGTGGCGATTTCCAGACGGGTTTTCCCCTGCTGGTTCTGCACCTCGATCACTTTCCCGCCAAAGCGGGCTTCCTGGCCGACGTAAAGCTCGGGCGCATTCATCACCCGAACCAGATCCTGCTGTGGCGTCGGGCTGCTGCCCTTGATCGCATCAGGTACGGTTACGCAACCGCTCAGTGCTATGGCAACCGCGCCTGCCATAAAAAGGCGTACTACTTTAGTCTGAACCGCCATGATGCGACTCCTTTTTCTCAGTTCCTGTTACTGAGATTCACTCGCGGCCCGGAAGTTTCTTCCACGCGACGGTGTTTCGCAAATAAACCGGCTCCGCATGTTCAACGGCAACGGTTTTTCCTTCCGCAAGCAGCTGACGGGCAATCGGGAGCATATCTTCTGCCGCCGGCAGGAGCATGTTGCCGTCCACCAGCGTCACGCCTGTGCCGCTCGCCATCTCCGGCCACGCCGGCCAGCCCGTGCCGACCGTCGCCCACTCGCCGGACAGCTGCTTCAGGCGTTCAGTCACGGCTTCAGGCTTAAGTACCGCTTCCGTCTCTTCGCCGTGCCAGACGCCGTTTTCATCGCGGGTATATTCCGCCCAGTAAACTTCGCCCATGCGGGCATCAATAGCGGCGAGCACGCGGGTCGCGCCCGTCATGCGCCAGGCCCCCTGCGCCATCGTGGCGAGCGTAGAGACGCCGATCATCGGCAGTTCAGCGCCGAGCGCGAGCCCCTGCGCAATACCAATGCCAATACGTACGCCCGTAAAGCTGCCGGGACCGCGGCCAAAGGCCAGGGCATCGAGGTCGGTTAAGGCGGTATTGCCCTGGGTTAAAATGGCTTTTACCAGGGGCAGAATACGCTGGGTGTGTTCCCGGGGACACTCTTCGAAATGGGCAGAAACAGCACCGTCGTTCAACAGAGCAACAGAGCAAGCCTCTGTCGCGGTATCAATAGCCAGAATTCGCATCAGTCGTCGCGCTCTCGCAAGGGTCAGTCACAAAATGGCGCGCATCTTAGCACACTCCAGGACGAATTACTCCGCCGTTGGGTTTGCCAGAAAGCGCACCGCGCGTTTAATGTCCCGCGTACGCGGGGCGGGCGGCAGGCTGGCGAGGAAGGTCGCACCGTAAGGACGCATAACCAGCCGGTTATCACAAATGACCAGCACGCCGCGATCGGTGACGTCGCGGATCAGGCGCCCTACCCCTTGCTTCAGGGTAATGACCGCATCCGGTAGCTGAACCTCGTCAAACGGATCGCCCCCGCGCAGGCGGCAGTCCTCCATCCGCGCTTTGAGCAGCGGATCGTCCGGCGACGTGAACGGCAGCTTATCGATGATCACCAGCGAGAGCGTGTCGCCGCGCACGTCCACCCCTTCCCAGAAGCTGCTGGTCGCCACCAGCAGGGCGTTACCGGCGCTGACAAACTGCTGGAGCAGCTGCCCTTTGCTGGTTTCCCCCTGCAGCAAAACCGGCAGGGTCATGGTGGCGCGAAACTGCTCGGCGAGGTCGCGCATCATGGCGTGTGAAGTGCAGAGCATAAAGCAGCGCCCGTTGTTGGCCTCAATCATCGGCTTGAGCATCGCCGCGAGAAGCCGCGCCGCACCCGGCTGGTTCGGCAGCGGCAGATTGCGCGGCACGCACAGCAGCGCCTGCTTTTCGTAATCAAACGGGCTGGGCAGCAGCAGTGATTCCGCCTGCTCAATGCCGAGGCGCTCGGTGAAGTGGTGCAGATCGTCATTGACCGACAGGGTGGCGGAGGTGAAGATCCAGCTTCCCGGCTTCTGCGCCATCACCTCTTTGAATTTATCGGCCACCGTCAGCGGCGTGAGCGCCAGGGTAAAGTGGCGCGAGGTACATTCGTACCAGTAGCTGTACCCAGGCTGATTGATCTCTTTCAGCCGTTTCAACCGACCGCGATACAGCGTGGCGCGCTCGAAGGCGGCGTCAAGCAGCGCCGAGCGACCGAGGGACAGCTTCGCCACGTCGTAGCATAGTTCCAGGGCATCATCGAGCAGCAGCAGCGCGCGCTGGATATTTTTGTCCGCCAGCAGCTCGCGCAGGTTGCCGCGATAGCCCGGCTCGCCTAGCTGTAAGCGGAAATCCTGCGCGCTTTGCGCCAGGCGGTCGGCGCACTTCTGCAGCTGCTGGGTATCTTTGAGTTCGGTCCGGTAGGCAATGGTGAAATCTTTTGCCAGATCCTGAAGCTGGCGGCTGGAAAGCGACTGGCCGAAATACTGGCTGGCGATATCCGGAAGCTGATGGGCTTCATCGAAGATCATCACATCCGCCTCCGGGATCAGCTCGCCGAAACCGCTGTCCTTAACCACCATGTCCGCGAGGAACAGGTGGTGGTTCACCACCACAACGTCTGCATCCATCGCGGTTTTACGCGCTTTCACCACAAAGCAGTCTTTATACAGCGGGCAGTCGCTGCCGAGGCAGTTGTCGTTGGTGCTGGTTACCAGCGGCCAGGCCGGGGAATCTTCCGGCACGCTCGCGCAGGTGCTGATATCGCCCTCTTCAGTCTGGTTCGCCCAGGCACGCAGAATAATGACGTCGCTCAGGGTTTGTACCGGCAGATCGCCGCCCGCCAGCGCCTGCTGTTCAAGTCGCTCCAGGCAAAGGTAGTTTGAGCGCCCTTTCAGCAGCGCCAGGCGTCCTTTGTATTTCAGCGCTTTTGCTACGGTAGGCAGATCGCGGCTGTAGAGCTGATCCTGCAGCGCTTTCGATCCGGTGGAAATAATCACCTTCTTTTTCGCGCGCAGCGCAGGCGCAAGGTAAGCATAGGTTTTACCCGTGCCGGTTCCGGCCTCGACCACCAGCGGCTGAGCCTTATCGATGGCGCGTGCAACGGCGTGCGCCATCTGACGCTGAGGCTCGCGGGGCTTGAAGCCGGGGATCGCCTGCGCTAATTGACCTTCAGGGGAAAAATCGTCTGCCACGTTGCTCTCTCACTGTATTTTTGCACAGGGATTATGTCAGCCCATTCTCTCCTGTGCCACCCCAAATAGTGACGACAGTGGAACAATATGGCAGTCTTGCCGCCTGATGACGAAAAATAACGAGGAAACGTTTATGACAATTGTGCGCATTGATGCCGAAGCCCGCTGGTCTGATGTGGTGATCCATAACCAGACGCTCTACTACACTGGCGTACCCGCTAACCTGGACGCGGACGCGTTCGAACAAACGGCTAATACCCTGGCGCAGATTGATGCCGTGCTGGAAAAACAGGGCAGCGACAAATCCCGGATTCTGGATGCGACCATTTTCCTGGCCAATAAAGATGATTTCGCGGCGATGAACAAAGCCTGGGATGCGTGGGTAGTGGCGGGGCACGCACCCGTACGCTGCACCGTACAGGCCACGTTGATGAAACCGGAATATAAGGTTGAGATTAAGATTATCGCGGCAGTTTAAGCCCGATTACTCTTCATCTTCATCCTCGAAACGCGCCACGATCCGCTCGCCGGTATGCGTGGCGCGCAGTTCTTCCGCCACCTGGGAAATCGCCTGTCCGCTGCTCATCCCCTGGGACATCAGTTCCTGGATTCGCTCAACCGCTTTCTGCTGCTGTTCATGGCTCAGAGAAGGTAAACCTGCAAACATCGTCAACTCCTGCTAAATTATTCGCGCTAATTATTTCACGCTGCCCGGTAGTATGCCACACATGAACATGCGCTTCCCCACTGTTATTACCTTGCCCTGGCGTGCAGACGCCGCTGAATTCTGGTTTGCCCGCCTGAGCCATCGTCCGTTTGCGATGCTGCTGCATTCCGGTCATGCGGACCACCCCTATAGCCGCTTTGATATTCTGGTGGCCGATCCGGTGAAGACGCTGACAACCGATGACCTGTCGTTAACGGACGATCCGCTGGTGCAGCTTCAGCAAGCCATTAACGCACTGGGCTTATCCGCTACCCCTAACCTGGACCTGCCTTTCCAGGGCGGTGCGCTGGGCCTGTTTGGCTACGATTTGGGTCGCCGCTTCGAAACGCTGCCGGAGCATGCGCAGGCGGATATTTCCCTGCCGGACATGGCCGTGGGGCTGTACGACTGGGCGTTAATTGTCGATCACCAGAAAAAAACGGTCTCCCTGCTGAGCCATAATGACGTGCAGGCGCGTCTGGCCTGGCTTGAGGCGCAGCAGCCTGCCCCAGCCGAGGCATTTACCCTGACCTCCGGCTGGCGCTCGAACATGATCTCAGCGGAATACGCCGAAAAATTCGCGCGCGTTCAGTCGTATCTGCAAAGCGGCGACTGCTATCAGGTTAACCTCGCCCAGCGTTTTCAGGCGACGTATCAGGGGGACGAGTGGCAGGCCTTTATCCGTCTCAATGCCAGCAACAGGGCGCCGTTCAGCGCGTTCGTACGTCTGGAACAGGGGGCGGTCCTTAGCCTGTCGCCGGAGCGCTTTATTCATCTCGCGGAGGGCATGATTCAAACCCGCCCGATTAAAGGCACGCTACCGCGTCTTGCCGACCCTGATGCCGATCGCCGGCAGGCGGAAAAACTCGCCGCATCACCGAAAGATCGTGCCGAAAACCTGATGATTGTCGACCTGATGCGTAACGATATTGGCCGGGTCGCCGAGCCAGGCAGCGTGCGCGTGCCGGAACTGTTCGTCGTCGAGCCTTTCCCGGCGGTGCATCATCTGGTCAGTACCATTACCGCGCGTCTGCCCGCCTCTCGCACCGCCTGCGATCTGCTCCGCGCCGCATTTCCGGGCGGCTCCATCACCGGCGCGCCAAAAATTCGCGCCATGGAAATCATCGACGAGCTGGAACCGTACCGCCGCAACGCCTGGTGCGGCAGCATCGGCTATATCAGCCTGTGCGGCACCATGGATACCAGCATTACCATTCGCACGCTGACGGCCTGCGGCGGCAATCTGTACTGCTCTGCGGGCGGCGGCATTGTGGCGGACAGCCAGGTCG is a genomic window containing:
- a CDS encoding ATP-dependent DNA helicase, which gives rise to MADDFSPEGQLAQAIPGFKPREPQRQMAHAVARAIDKAQPLVVEAGTGTGKTYAYLAPALRAKKKVIISTGSKALQDQLYSRDLPTVAKALKYKGRLALLKGRSNYLCLERLEQQALAGGDLPVQTLSDVIILRAWANQTEEGDISTCASVPEDSPAWPLVTSTNDNCLGSDCPLYKDCFVVKARKTAMDADVVVVNHHLFLADMVVKDSGFGELIPEADVMIFDEAHQLPDIASQYFGQSLSSRQLQDLAKDFTIAYRTELKDTQQLQKCADRLAQSAQDFRLQLGEPGYRGNLRELLADKNIQRALLLLDDALELCYDVAKLSLGRSALLDAAFERATLYRGRLKRLKEINQPGYSYWYECTSRHFTLALTPLTVADKFKEVMAQKPGSWIFTSATLSVNDDLHHFTERLGIEQAESLLLPSPFDYEKQALLCVPRNLPLPNQPGAARLLAAMLKPMIEANNGRCFMLCTSHAMMRDLAEQFRATMTLPVLLQGETSKGQLLQQFVSAGNALLVATSSFWEGVDVRGDTLSLVIIDKLPFTSPDDPLLKARMEDCRLRGGDPFDEVQLPDAVITLKQGVGRLIRDVTDRGVLVICDNRLVMRPYGATFLASLPPAPRTRDIKRAVRFLANPTAE
- the tsaB gene encoding tRNA (adenosine(37)-N6)-threonylcarbamoyltransferase complex dimerization subunit type 1 TsaB, which gives rise to MRILAIDTATEACSVALLNDGAVSAHFEECPREHTQRILPLVKAILTQGNTALTDLDALAFGRGPGSFTGVRIGIGIAQGLALGAELPMIGVSTLATMAQGAWRMTGATRVLAAIDARMGEVYWAEYTRDENGVWHGEETEAVLKPEAVTERLKQLSGEWATVGTGWPAWPEMASGTGVTLVDGNMLLPAAEDMLPIARQLLAEGKTVAVEHAEPVYLRNTVAWKKLPGRE
- the fadD gene encoding long-chain-fatty-acid--CoA ligase FadD; this encodes MKKVWLNRYPADVPAEINPDRYQSLVELFEHSVRRYADQPAFVNMGEVMTFRKLEERSRAFAAYLQEGLGLQKGDRVALMMPNLLQYPVALFGILRAGMIVVNVNPLYTPRELEHQLNDSGAVAIVIVSNFAHTLEKVVDKTQVKHVILTRMGDQLSTAKGTLVNFVVKYVKRLVPKYHLPDAISFRRALHAGYRMQYVKPEVVSEDLAFLQYTGGTTGVAKGAMLTHRNMLANLEQVNATYGPLLHPGKELVITALPLYHIFALTMNCLLFIELGGQNVLITNPRDIPGLVKELAKYPFTAMTGVNTLFNALLNNKEFQQLDFSTLHLSAGGGMPVQQAVAERWVKLTGQYLLEGYGLTECAPLVSVNPHDIDYHSGSIGLPVPSTEAKLVDDEGNEVPHGEPGELCVRGPQVMLGYWQRPDATDEILKDGWLHTGDIAVMDDEGFLRIVDRKKDMILVSGFNVYPNEIEDVVMQHSGVLEVAAVGVPSGSSGEAVKIFVVKKDPSLTEEALITFCRRQLTGYKVPKLVEFRDELPKSNVGKILRRELRDEARAKVDNKA
- a CDS encoding Slp family lipoprotein produces the protein MAVQTKVVRLFMAGAVAIALSGCVTVPDAIKGSSPTPQQDLVRVMNAPELYVGQEARFGGKVIEVQNQQGKTRLEIATVPLDSGARPVLGEASRGRIYADVNGFLDPVDFRGQLVTVVGPITGSVQGKIGNTPYKFMTMQVNGYKRWRLAQQVVMPPQPIDPWMWGPHPYRYGYPGWGWYNPGPAQVQTIVTE
- the pabB gene encoding aminodeoxychorismate synthase component 1, which gives rise to MNMRFPTVITLPWRADAAEFWFARLSHRPFAMLLHSGHADHPYSRFDILVADPVKTLTTDDLSLTDDPLVQLQQAINALGLSATPNLDLPFQGGALGLFGYDLGRRFETLPEHAQADISLPDMAVGLYDWALIVDHQKKTVSLLSHNDVQARLAWLEAQQPAPAEAFTLTSGWRSNMISAEYAEKFARVQSYLQSGDCYQVNLAQRFQATYQGDEWQAFIRLNASNRAPFSAFVRLEQGAVLSLSPERFIHLAEGMIQTRPIKGTLPRLADPDADRRQAEKLAASPKDRAENLMIVDLMRNDIGRVAEPGSVRVPELFVVEPFPAVHHLVSTITARLPASRTACDLLRAAFPGGSITGAPKIRAMEIIDELEPYRRNAWCGSIGYISLCGTMDTSITIRTLTACGGNLYCSAGGGIVADSQVEAEYQETFDKVNRILKQLEN
- a CDS encoding RidA family protein; this translates as MTIVRIDAEARWSDVVIHNQTLYYTGVPANLDADAFEQTANTLAQIDAVLEKQGSDKSRILDATIFLANKDDFAAMNKAWDAWVVAGHAPVRCTVQATLMKPEYKVEIKIIAAV
- the minE gene encoding cell division topological specificity factor MinE gives rise to the protein MALLDFFLSRKKNTANIAKERLQIIVAERRRSDAEPHYLPQLRKDILEVICKYVQIDPEMVTVQLEQKDGDISILELNVTLPEAEESR
- the rnd gene encoding ribonuclease D — translated: MITTNDELASLCEVTRDFPAIALDTEFVRTRTYYPQLGLIQMYDGKHVSLIDPLGITDWAPMRDLLLDTAVTKYLHAGSEDLEVFLNTFGIMPQPLIDTQILAAFSGRPLSWGFAAMVEEYTGLTLDKSESRTDWLARPLTERQLEYAAADVFYLLPIAGQLMKEAEASGWLSAALDECRMTQQRRQEVVDPKEAWRDISNAWQLRTRQLACLQLLADWRLRKARERDLAVNFVVREEHLWAVARYMPGSLGELDSIGLSGSEIRFHGKTLLALVAKAQELPEEALPEPLLNLMDMPGYRKAFKDIKVLVQDAATESKLSAELLASRRQINQLLNWHWKLKPQNGVPELMAGWRGELMADRLNTLLEAYPR
- a CDS encoding YoaH family protein encodes the protein MFAGLPSLSHEQQQKAVERIQELMSQGMSSGQAISQVAEELRATHTGERIVARFEDEDEE